One segment of Actinomycetota bacterium DNA contains the following:
- a CDS encoding CDP-alcohol phosphatidyltransferase family protein, translating to MNAESEEVVLDRVLTIPNIITTGRLILIPIFGWAFLTGDRDTLALILLMILGTTDWLDGFVARATGQVSKLGKLLDPVADRLAIFVVLVALTFRGVVPFWIAGVLLFRDLIVSIVFPILEAKGFPRIPVNRTGKWATAFIFSGMALAAASVLESLEDFAAPASLAFLVVGAVLYYVAGYFYYTEIRKILDARAAV from the coding sequence GTGAACGCAGAATCGGAAGAGGTCGTCCTCGACCGGGTGCTGACCATCCCGAACATCATCACCACCGGCCGCTTGATCCTCATCCCGATCTTCGGGTGGGCGTTCCTCACCGGTGACCGGGACACACTGGCGCTGATCCTGCTGATGATCCTCGGCACGACCGACTGGCTGGACGGTTTTGTCGCCCGGGCCACCGGACAGGTGTCCAAGCTGGGCAAGCTGCTCGACCCGGTGGCCGACCGGCTGGCGATATTCGTCGTTCTGGTCGCCCTGACCTTCCGCGGCGTGGTTCCCTTCTGGATCGCCGGAGTGCTGCTGTTCAGGGACTTGATCGTCTCGATCGTCTTCCCGATCCTGGAGGCCAAGGGGTTCCCGCGAATTCCCGTCAACCGGACCGGCAAGTGGGCCACTGCATTTATCTTTAGCGGTATGGCATTAGCCGCCGCCAGTGTCCTGGAGTCCCTGGAGGACTTCGCCGCCCCCGCCTCCCTGGCCTTTTTGGTCGTCGGGGCCGTGCTCTACTACGTCGCCGGCTACTTCTACTACACAGAGATCCGAAAAATTCTCGACGCGAGGGCTGCCGTTTGA
- a CDS encoding SGNH/GDSL hydrolase family protein → MSSIQNQGAHGALIYVAIGASDVVGEGADKPDTEAWPIVIYERLPKGTVIHRLGVSGSTAEEATVEQLPAAETLEPNLVTIWLAINDIRNQVPLETYRKSLDEIVRRMTDTGAQVFVGNVPDLRGIPELAESYRPDQLTAFTAEWNATIAEVVLANGAHLVDLQEASEGMEQEEMQVLISEDRFHPSTLGHVALAEIFLHHIESAF, encoded by the coding sequence TTGAGCAGCATCCAAAATCAGGGCGCCCATGGCGCTCTGATTTATGTTGCGATCGGGGCCTCCGACGTCGTGGGCGAAGGGGCCGACAAACCCGACACCGAGGCCTGGCCCATCGTGATCTACGAGCGGCTCCCCAAGGGAACCGTGATCCACCGCCTGGGCGTGTCGGGGAGCACCGCCGAGGAGGCCACAGTCGAGCAGCTGCCGGCAGCCGAGACGCTCGAACCGAATCTGGTGACGATCTGGCTGGCGATCAACGACATCCGCAACCAGGTTCCGCTCGAGACCTACCGCAAGTCCCTTGATGAGATCGTCAGGCGCATGACCGACACCGGTGCCCAGGTCTTCGTCGGCAACGTTCCCGACCTCCGCGGGATCCCCGAGCTGGCTGAGAGCTACCGGCCCGACCAGCTGACCGCGTTCACCGCGGAGTGGAACGCAACCATCGCAGAGGTGGTGCTGGCCAACGGCGCCCACCTGGTCGACCTGCAGGAGGCCTCCGAGGGCATGGAACAGGAGGAGATGCAGGTTCTCATCAGCGAGGATCGATTCCACCCGTCGACGCTGGGGCACGTCGCCCTGGCGGAGATCTTCCTCCACCACATCGAATCCGCTTTTTAG